In the Acropora muricata isolate sample 2 chromosome 10, ASM3666990v1, whole genome shotgun sequence genome, one interval contains:
- the LOC136888004 gene encoding sushi, von Willebrand factor type A, EGF and pentraxin domain-containing protein 1-like isoform X1, which yields MLLYAIILNVLLLQGVKAKEESALGICGRPIVPSRGPLILHGNSFLDGDEVQFSCVANYDLFGSQRSRCIGQKWNTRVPECKARCIFGGDPGNGFAVRNAFFKRMVKHGVQIVYRCNEQYTLIGSATQECNNGRWTNARPSCRGICRRPIVPLRGPLILHGNSFLDGDEVHFSCVANYDLFGSQRSRCVGQKWNNRKPECKARCIFGGDPDNGFAVRNAFFNRTVKHGVQIVYRCNEHYILIGSATQECNNGQWTNARPSCKGTCGRPIIPSRGPLILLGNSFLDGDEVQFSCVANYDLFGSQRSRCNGQKWNTSIPECKARCIFGGDPDNGFAVRNAFFKRMVKHGVQMVYRCFIHYTLIGSANQECNNGRWTTARPSCIGTCGRPIVPLRGPLILNGNSFLDGDEVKFSCAANYDLFGSQRSRCVGQKWNTGIPECKARCIFGGDPDNGFAVRNAFFNRMVKHGLQIVYRCNKHYALIGSATQECNNGQWTSTRPSCKASCRRPEPPRNRGMRGDNFNHNKKVVFYCDENYQLVGQSQITCKDGSWSDLFPKCIVINCGPLQRPNHGNIIEIVGTTFGNRIVFECTRKGYEIRGSKVRTCQSDGSWSGLPTTCELVKCDDPGTPVNGMRIVSKGLVYGGSLRFKCNRDYTLMKGMSEVIYCQANKRWTASVPHCLAPCRDPGVPRQGNRIGDDFRHDSKVIFTCPNNYLTEGVGEISCSNGTWSNRVPTCKAPCVKFSRPANGYMRGDFRHGNQVRFQCYGGYQRIGAASSTCNDGTWSNSAPICKAKSCGDPGSPENGKKKSLVFTFKSKVYFECNYGYKLVGDKYRQCQSNQNWSGQKPTCELIDCGQLQTPEKAKKVGETGTGLNDRVIFECKEKGYEIRGSETRSCLENGTWSGVATSCEIISCDDPGVPIHGRQVNVSNNYKYGSFIEFDCSENYTFSGDRKIVCGETKDWSAPLPRCFAPCSDPGVPGNGTRGGNRFLSEDSVSFECQKGFELKGDKTITCVDGVWKGTTPRCEVILCKDPGTPQNGRKQKGSRYIYDGVVKFKCDTNYTLSGEKKIRCQENKEWTGSIPKCQAPCSNPGQPKHGRFVGDNLKHDSILKIECNTGYVVKGSTAIRCTDGKWNIAMPTCSCGDGIPLGMGNGYIRDDAITSSSETQQNPAHLGRLGGNSYWCSHVERISHLEISLSKKQRITGAIVDVVDGQGIRGVVLRSKDAVLHMEKVRSLGKVHLTTEKKEDTDKVRIDIARNRNTNSPVCLRAEIYGCDVD from the exons ATGCTTCTTTATGCCATCATTTTGAATGTGTTGCTGTTGCAAGGCGTGAAAGCGAAAGAGGAATCTGCTTTGG GTATATGCGGAAGGCCAATAGTTCCATCAAGAGGACCTCTAATTCTACATGGAAACAGCTTTCTCGATGGGGACGAAGTTCAGTTTTCATGCGTTGCAAACTACGATTTGTTTGGAAGTCAAAGAAGTCGATGTATCGGCCAGAAATGGAATACACGCGTACCAGAATGCAAAG CCCGCTGCATCTTTGGGGGAGACCCAGGAAATGGCTTTGCTGTGCGGAatgcatttttcaaaagaatgGTTAAACACGGAGTACAGATAGTTTACCGCTGCAACGAACAGtatactctgattggttctgcTACACAGGAGTGCAACAATGGCCGATGGACAAACGCTAGACCATCATGCAGAG GTATATGCAGAAGACCAATAGTTCCATTGAGAGGACCTCTAATTCTACATGGAAACAGCTTTCTCGATGGAGACGAAGTTCATTTTTCATGCGTTGCAAACTACGATTTGTTTGGAAGTCAAAGAAGTCGATGTGTTGGCCAGAAATGGAATAACCGCAAACCAGAATGCAAAG CTCGCTGCATCTTTGGGGGAGACCCAGACAATGGCTTTGCTGTGCGAAATGCTTTTTTCAATAGAACGGTTAAACACGGAGTACAGATAGTTTACCGCTGCAACGAACACTATATTCTGATTGGCTCTGCTACACAGGAGTGCAACAATGGCCAATGGACAAACGCtagaccatcatgcaaag GTACATGCGGCAGGCCAATAATTCCATCAAGAGGACCTCTAATTCTACTTGGAAACAGCTTTCTCGATGGAGACGAAGTGCAATTTTCATGCGTTGCAAACTACGATCTGTTTGGAAGTCAAAGAAGTCGATGTAATGGCCAAAAATGGAATACAAGCATACCAGAATGCAAAG CCCGCTGCATCTTTGGAGGAGACCCAGATAATGGCTTTGCTGTGCGGAATGCATTTTTCAAGAGAATGGTTAAACACGGAGTACAGATGGTTTACCGCTGCTTTATACACtatactctgattggttccgcTAACCAGGAGTGTAACAATGGCCGATGGACAACCGCTAGACCATCGTGCATAG GTACATGCGGAAGGCCCATAGTTCCATTGAGAGGACCTCTTATTCTAAATGGAAACAGTTTTCTCGATGGAGACGAAGTTAAATTTTCCTGCGCTGCAAACTACGATTTGTTTGGAAGTCAAAGAAGTCGATGTGTTGGCCAGAAATGGAACACAGGCATACCAGAATGCAAAG CTCGCTGCATCTTTGGGGGAGACCCGGACAATGGCTTTGCTGTTCGGAATGCATTTTTCAATAGAATGGTTAAACACGGATTACAGATAGTTTACCGCTGCAACAAACACTATGCTCTGATTGGCTCTGCTACACAGGAGTGCAACAATGGCCAATGGACAAGCACTCGACCCTCATGCAAAG CATCTTGTAGACGCCCAGAACCGCCAAGGAATAGAGGGATgcgaggagacaattttaatCACAATAAGAAGGTGGTATTTTACTGTGATGAGAACTACCAGCTCGTTGGTCAATCCCAGATAACATGCAAAGATGGTTCATGGAGTGACTTATTCCCCAAATGTATCG TGATAAACTGTGGTCCTTTGCAAAGGCCGAACCATGGGAACATTATTGAAATAGTCGGTACCACGTTTGGAAACAGGATAGTTTTTGAATGCACTAGAAAGGGATATGAAATCAGAGGCAGCAAGGTTCGAACATGCCAGAGCGATGGCAGTTGGAGTGGACTCCCAACCACTTGCGAGC TCGTTAAATGTGACGATCCAGGAACGCCCGTGAATGGAATGAGGATTGTCAGCAAAGGCCTCGTTTACGGCGGGTCTCTCAGGTTTAAATGCAACAGGGATTACACTCTGATGAAGGGAATGTCAGAAGTCATCTACTGCCAAGCTAATAAGAGATGGACAGCGTCGGTTCCTCACTGTCTAG CTCCTTGCCGAGATCCAGGAGTCCCTCGTCAAGGAAACAGAATTGGAGACGACTTTCGTCATGACAGTAAAGTAATATTCACTTGTCCGAACAACTATCTCACGGAAGGTGTTGGCGAGATATCGTGTTCAAATGGGACATGGAGCAACAGGGTACCAACTTGTAAAG CTCCGTGTGTCAAGTTTTCCAGACCAGCTAATGGGTACATGCGTGGAGATTTCAGGCATGGAAATCAAGTTAGATTTCAGTGTTATGGTGGGTATCAGAGGATCGGAGCAGCCTCTTCTACATGTAACGACGGTACCTGGTCCAATAGCGCTCCTATCTGTAAAG CGAAAAGTTGTGGTGATCCTGGAAGCCCTGAAAATGGGAAGAAGAAGTCTCTAGTGTTTACTTTCAAGAGTAAAGTTTATTTTGAGTGCAACTATGGATACAAACTTGTTGGAGACAAATACCGACAATGCCAATCTAATCAGAATTGGAGTGGACAGAAGCCAACTTGTGAAC TCATCGATTGTGGACAGCTACAGACACCGGAAAAGGCCAAAAAGGTCGGGGAGACCGGTACAGGATTGAATGATCGAGTCATATTTGAATGCAAAGAAAAAGGTTATGAGATCAGAGGATCCGAGACGAGAAGCTGCTTGGAGAATGGCACATGGAGTGGAGTTGCAACTTCCTGTGAAA TCATAAGTTGTGACGATCCAGGCGTTCCAATACACGGTCGACAAGTAAATGTTTCGAATAATTACAAATATGGAAGTTTCATAGAATTCGATTGCAGCGAGAACTACACTTTTTCTGGAGACCGCAAGATTGTTTGTGGAGAAACTAAGGACTGGAGTGCTCCCTTGCCGCGATGTTTTG CTCCGTGTTCGGACCCTGGAGTACCGGGGAATGGAACCAGAGGCGGTAACCGCTTTCTTTCTGAAGATTCCGTGAGCTTTGAATGCCAAAAAGGCTTTGAACTGAAAGGAGATAAGACTATCACATGTGTGGATGGAGTTTGGAAAGGGACAACGCCACGATGTGAAG TGATCTTATGTAAAGATCCAGGAACCCCACAAAACGGCAGGAAACAGAAAGGTAGCCGCTACATATATGATGGAGTCGTGAAATTTAAGTGCGACACTAACTATACTTTAAGCGgcgaaaagaaaataagatgCCAAGAAAACAAGGAATGGACAGGCAGCATTCCGAAATGTCAGG CCCCATGTTCTAATCCTGGTCAACCGAAGCACGGAAGATTCGTTGGAGACAATTTGAAGCATGATTCGATCTTGAAAATTGAATGCAATACAGGCTATGTCGTGAAGGGTTCTACAGCTATAAGATGTACCGATGGGAAGTGGAACATCGCGATGCCAACTTGCA GTTGTGGTGACGGCATTCCACTGGGAATGGGCAATGGATATATCCGGGATGATGCCATTACAAGCTCTTCCGAAACGCAGCAGAATCCTGCTCACTTAGGCCGCTTAGGCGGAAATTCTTATTGGTGTTCTCACGTAGAGAGAATAAGTCACCTGGAGATAAGTCTTTCGAAGAAACAAAGGATTACTGGTGCAATTGTTGATGTCGTTGACGGTCAAGGTATAAGAGGTGTTGTTCTGCGCTCTAAAGATGCAGTCTTGCATATGGAAAAG GTTAGATCGTTAGGCAAGGTCCATCTTACCACAGAAAAGAAAGAGGACACCGACAAAGTTCGAATTGATATAGCTCGAAACAGGAATACAAATAGTCCGGTCTGCTTACGAGCTGAAATATATGGATGCGACGTTGATTGA
- the LOC136888004 gene encoding sushi, von Willebrand factor type A, EGF and pentraxin domain-containing protein 1-like isoform X2, protein MVKHGVQIVYRCNEQYTLIGSATQECNNGRWTNARPSCRGICRRPIVPLRGPLILHGNSFLDGDEVHFSCVANYDLFGSQRSRCVGQKWNNRKPECKARCIFGGDPDNGFAVRNAFFNRTVKHGVQIVYRCNEHYILIGSATQECNNGQWTNARPSCKGTCGRPIIPSRGPLILLGNSFLDGDEVQFSCVANYDLFGSQRSRCNGQKWNTSIPECKARCIFGGDPDNGFAVRNAFFKRMVKHGVQMVYRCFIHYTLIGSANQECNNGRWTTARPSCIGTCGRPIVPLRGPLILNGNSFLDGDEVKFSCAANYDLFGSQRSRCVGQKWNTGIPECKARCIFGGDPDNGFAVRNAFFNRMVKHGLQIVYRCNKHYALIGSATQECNNGQWTSTRPSCKASCRRPEPPRNRGMRGDNFNHNKKVVFYCDENYQLVGQSQITCKDGSWSDLFPKCIVINCGPLQRPNHGNIIEIVGTTFGNRIVFECTRKGYEIRGSKVRTCQSDGSWSGLPTTCELVKCDDPGTPVNGMRIVSKGLVYGGSLRFKCNRDYTLMKGMSEVIYCQANKRWTASVPHCLAPCRDPGVPRQGNRIGDDFRHDSKVIFTCPNNYLTEGVGEISCSNGTWSNRVPTCKAPCVKFSRPANGYMRGDFRHGNQVRFQCYGGYQRIGAASSTCNDGTWSNSAPICKAKSCGDPGSPENGKKKSLVFTFKSKVYFECNYGYKLVGDKYRQCQSNQNWSGQKPTCELIDCGQLQTPEKAKKVGETGTGLNDRVIFECKEKGYEIRGSETRSCLENGTWSGVATSCEIISCDDPGVPIHGRQVNVSNNYKYGSFIEFDCSENYTFSGDRKIVCGETKDWSAPLPRCFAPCSDPGVPGNGTRGGNRFLSEDSVSFECQKGFELKGDKTITCVDGVWKGTTPRCEVILCKDPGTPQNGRKQKGSRYIYDGVVKFKCDTNYTLSGEKKIRCQENKEWTGSIPKCQAPCSNPGQPKHGRFVGDNLKHDSILKIECNTGYVVKGSTAIRCTDGKWNIAMPTCSCGDGIPLGMGNGYIRDDAITSSSETQQNPAHLGRLGGNSYWCSHVERISHLEISLSKKQRITGAIVDVVDGQGIRGVVLRSKDAVLHMEKVRSLGKVHLTTEKKEDTDKVRIDIARNRNTNSPVCLRAEIYGCDVD, encoded by the exons atgGTTAAACACGGAGTACAGATAGTTTACCGCTGCAACGAACAGtatactctgattggttctgcTACACAGGAGTGCAACAATGGCCGATGGACAAACGCTAGACCATCATGCAGAG GTATATGCAGAAGACCAATAGTTCCATTGAGAGGACCTCTAATTCTACATGGAAACAGCTTTCTCGATGGAGACGAAGTTCATTTTTCATGCGTTGCAAACTACGATTTGTTTGGAAGTCAAAGAAGTCGATGTGTTGGCCAGAAATGGAATAACCGCAAACCAGAATGCAAAG CTCGCTGCATCTTTGGGGGAGACCCAGACAATGGCTTTGCTGTGCGAAATGCTTTTTTCAATAGAACGGTTAAACACGGAGTACAGATAGTTTACCGCTGCAACGAACACTATATTCTGATTGGCTCTGCTACACAGGAGTGCAACAATGGCCAATGGACAAACGCtagaccatcatgcaaag GTACATGCGGCAGGCCAATAATTCCATCAAGAGGACCTCTAATTCTACTTGGAAACAGCTTTCTCGATGGAGACGAAGTGCAATTTTCATGCGTTGCAAACTACGATCTGTTTGGAAGTCAAAGAAGTCGATGTAATGGCCAAAAATGGAATACAAGCATACCAGAATGCAAAG CCCGCTGCATCTTTGGAGGAGACCCAGATAATGGCTTTGCTGTGCGGAATGCATTTTTCAAGAGAATGGTTAAACACGGAGTACAGATGGTTTACCGCTGCTTTATACACtatactctgattggttccgcTAACCAGGAGTGTAACAATGGCCGATGGACAACCGCTAGACCATCGTGCATAG GTACATGCGGAAGGCCCATAGTTCCATTGAGAGGACCTCTTATTCTAAATGGAAACAGTTTTCTCGATGGAGACGAAGTTAAATTTTCCTGCGCTGCAAACTACGATTTGTTTGGAAGTCAAAGAAGTCGATGTGTTGGCCAGAAATGGAACACAGGCATACCAGAATGCAAAG CTCGCTGCATCTTTGGGGGAGACCCGGACAATGGCTTTGCTGTTCGGAATGCATTTTTCAATAGAATGGTTAAACACGGATTACAGATAGTTTACCGCTGCAACAAACACTATGCTCTGATTGGCTCTGCTACACAGGAGTGCAACAATGGCCAATGGACAAGCACTCGACCCTCATGCAAAG CATCTTGTAGACGCCCAGAACCGCCAAGGAATAGAGGGATgcgaggagacaattttaatCACAATAAGAAGGTGGTATTTTACTGTGATGAGAACTACCAGCTCGTTGGTCAATCCCAGATAACATGCAAAGATGGTTCATGGAGTGACTTATTCCCCAAATGTATCG TGATAAACTGTGGTCCTTTGCAAAGGCCGAACCATGGGAACATTATTGAAATAGTCGGTACCACGTTTGGAAACAGGATAGTTTTTGAATGCACTAGAAAGGGATATGAAATCAGAGGCAGCAAGGTTCGAACATGCCAGAGCGATGGCAGTTGGAGTGGACTCCCAACCACTTGCGAGC TCGTTAAATGTGACGATCCAGGAACGCCCGTGAATGGAATGAGGATTGTCAGCAAAGGCCTCGTTTACGGCGGGTCTCTCAGGTTTAAATGCAACAGGGATTACACTCTGATGAAGGGAATGTCAGAAGTCATCTACTGCCAAGCTAATAAGAGATGGACAGCGTCGGTTCCTCACTGTCTAG CTCCTTGCCGAGATCCAGGAGTCCCTCGTCAAGGAAACAGAATTGGAGACGACTTTCGTCATGACAGTAAAGTAATATTCACTTGTCCGAACAACTATCTCACGGAAGGTGTTGGCGAGATATCGTGTTCAAATGGGACATGGAGCAACAGGGTACCAACTTGTAAAG CTCCGTGTGTCAAGTTTTCCAGACCAGCTAATGGGTACATGCGTGGAGATTTCAGGCATGGAAATCAAGTTAGATTTCAGTGTTATGGTGGGTATCAGAGGATCGGAGCAGCCTCTTCTACATGTAACGACGGTACCTGGTCCAATAGCGCTCCTATCTGTAAAG CGAAAAGTTGTGGTGATCCTGGAAGCCCTGAAAATGGGAAGAAGAAGTCTCTAGTGTTTACTTTCAAGAGTAAAGTTTATTTTGAGTGCAACTATGGATACAAACTTGTTGGAGACAAATACCGACAATGCCAATCTAATCAGAATTGGAGTGGACAGAAGCCAACTTGTGAAC TCATCGATTGTGGACAGCTACAGACACCGGAAAAGGCCAAAAAGGTCGGGGAGACCGGTACAGGATTGAATGATCGAGTCATATTTGAATGCAAAGAAAAAGGTTATGAGATCAGAGGATCCGAGACGAGAAGCTGCTTGGAGAATGGCACATGGAGTGGAGTTGCAACTTCCTGTGAAA TCATAAGTTGTGACGATCCAGGCGTTCCAATACACGGTCGACAAGTAAATGTTTCGAATAATTACAAATATGGAAGTTTCATAGAATTCGATTGCAGCGAGAACTACACTTTTTCTGGAGACCGCAAGATTGTTTGTGGAGAAACTAAGGACTGGAGTGCTCCCTTGCCGCGATGTTTTG CTCCGTGTTCGGACCCTGGAGTACCGGGGAATGGAACCAGAGGCGGTAACCGCTTTCTTTCTGAAGATTCCGTGAGCTTTGAATGCCAAAAAGGCTTTGAACTGAAAGGAGATAAGACTATCACATGTGTGGATGGAGTTTGGAAAGGGACAACGCCACGATGTGAAG TGATCTTATGTAAAGATCCAGGAACCCCACAAAACGGCAGGAAACAGAAAGGTAGCCGCTACATATATGATGGAGTCGTGAAATTTAAGTGCGACACTAACTATACTTTAAGCGgcgaaaagaaaataagatgCCAAGAAAACAAGGAATGGACAGGCAGCATTCCGAAATGTCAGG CCCCATGTTCTAATCCTGGTCAACCGAAGCACGGAAGATTCGTTGGAGACAATTTGAAGCATGATTCGATCTTGAAAATTGAATGCAATACAGGCTATGTCGTGAAGGGTTCTACAGCTATAAGATGTACCGATGGGAAGTGGAACATCGCGATGCCAACTTGCA GTTGTGGTGACGGCATTCCACTGGGAATGGGCAATGGATATATCCGGGATGATGCCATTACAAGCTCTTCCGAAACGCAGCAGAATCCTGCTCACTTAGGCCGCTTAGGCGGAAATTCTTATTGGTGTTCTCACGTAGAGAGAATAAGTCACCTGGAGATAAGTCTTTCGAAGAAACAAAGGATTACTGGTGCAATTGTTGATGTCGTTGACGGTCAAGGTATAAGAGGTGTTGTTCTGCGCTCTAAAGATGCAGTCTTGCATATGGAAAAG GTTAGATCGTTAGGCAAGGTCCATCTTACCACAGAAAAGAAAGAGGACACCGACAAAGTTCGAATTGATATAGCTCGAAACAGGAATACAAATAGTCCGGTCTGCTTACGAGCTGAAATATATGGATGCGACGTTGATTGA